One window of Burkholderia cepacia GG4 genomic DNA carries:
- a CDS encoding proline racemase family protein, whose protein sequence is MTFKRMFHAVETHAGEPMRVITGGVPHIPGNTVYEQMKWLEENDDQIRQLMLREPRGYPPVCCNLVVPAKHPDAAAGYIIMEQVEYPVMSGGNTISVATVLLETGMLPMTEPVTEFQLEAPAGLIGIKAECKGGKVTQVTFKNVPAFAPYLDAVIDVPTLGKVTVDVGWGGMFYVIADVRQFKGLELIPEHGKEIARVSALITKAAQDQLPVSHPHYPGIGITIAQLSGPTENPNADWRNAVTVASGAIDFDNPATWTGAIDRCACGTGTCAKMATLHAKGELKLDQPFRHEGLLGITYTGNLIEETRIGDFKAVVPTISGRSWIYGYNTWVLDPTDPFPNGYTVGDLWA, encoded by the coding sequence ATGACTTTCAAGCGAATGTTCCACGCGGTGGAAACGCATGCTGGCGAGCCGATGCGGGTGATCACCGGCGGCGTGCCGCACATCCCGGGCAACACGGTTTACGAGCAGATGAAATGGCTCGAGGAAAACGACGATCAGATTCGTCAGCTGATGTTGCGTGAGCCGCGCGGCTATCCGCCGGTGTGCTGCAATCTGGTCGTGCCGGCGAAGCATCCGGATGCGGCGGCCGGCTACATCATCATGGAGCAGGTGGAGTACCCGGTGATGAGTGGCGGCAATACCATTTCGGTTGCAACCGTGCTGCTCGAAACCGGGATGCTGCCGATGACCGAACCGGTCACGGAGTTTCAACTCGAAGCGCCGGCGGGTCTCATCGGCATCAAGGCCGAGTGCAAGGGCGGGAAAGTCACGCAGGTCACCTTCAAGAACGTTCCCGCGTTCGCGCCGTACCTCGATGCGGTCATTGACGTTCCGACGCTGGGCAAGGTCACGGTCGACGTGGGCTGGGGCGGCATGTTCTACGTGATCGCCGACGTACGTCAATTCAAGGGCCTCGAGCTCATTCCCGAACACGGCAAGGAGATCGCCCGGGTCTCGGCGCTGATTACGAAGGCGGCGCAGGACCAGCTGCCGGTCTCGCATCCTCACTATCCGGGCATCGGCATCACCATTGCGCAGTTGTCGGGTCCCACCGAAAACCCGAACGCCGATTGGCGAAATGCCGTGACGGTGGCGAGCGGCGCCATCGATTTCGACAATCCAGCCACCTGGACGGGGGCAATCGATCGGTGTGCTTGCGGTACCGGCACTTGCGCAAAGATGGCCACGCTCCATGCGAAGGGCGAGCTCAAGCTGGATCAGCCATTCCGGCATGAAGGGCTGCTCGGCATTACGTACACCGGCAATCTGATCGAAGAGACGCGGATCGGCGACTTTAAGGCGGTTGTTCCGACCATCTCGGGTCGTTCCTGGATCTACGGCTACAACACGTGGGTGCTGGATCCGACCGATCCGTTCCCGAACGGCTATACCGTTGGCGATTTGTGGGCGTGA
- a CDS encoding polyamine ABC transporter substrate-binding protein → MKSVFKLGLIAASLISASAMAAQVTFVSWGGNYQDAQDKTALKPFAAAGNVQVKSDSYNGGIAQIRSQVQTNNVTWDVVDMQLSDVTRACDEGLLEKINPNNLAAAPNGTPAKSDYVPNGVSECMAGNIAWSSLITYNTDKFKGHEPSKIADFFDLKKYPGKRGLRKSPEGALEWALLADGVAPADVYKVLGTPAGLDRAFKKLDTIKSSIVWWETGSQPVQLLADGEVTMTSAYNGRIYAAMMQDKKPFNFIWDGQVKYLEGYVIVKGTKNLKAAQDFVKYATQSAVLAKLAPLTANGPIRQSSVAMVDPKVLPYLPTAPANQKGAVESDVAFWADHSDDLNQKFAVWLSKK, encoded by the coding sequence ATGAAGTCCGTGTTCAAGCTGGGATTGATCGCCGCATCCCTGATCAGCGCGTCCGCGATGGCGGCTCAGGTGACCTTCGTATCGTGGGGAGGCAACTATCAGGACGCTCAGGATAAGACTGCCCTCAAGCCGTTCGCTGCCGCAGGCAACGTGCAGGTCAAGAGCGATTCGTACAACGGCGGTATCGCGCAGATCCGAAGCCAGGTGCAGACGAACAACGTGACGTGGGACGTCGTCGACATGCAATTGTCGGATGTCACCCGCGCATGCGACGAGGGGTTGCTCGAGAAAATCAACCCGAACAACCTGGCTGCCGCTCCAAACGGCACGCCGGCGAAGAGCGACTACGTGCCGAACGGTGTTTCCGAGTGTATGGCCGGGAATATCGCGTGGTCGTCGCTCATCACTTACAACACGGATAAGTTCAAGGGCCACGAGCCGAGCAAGATTGCGGACTTCTTCGACTTGAAGAAGTATCCCGGCAAGCGCGGCCTGCGGAAGTCGCCGGAAGGCGCGCTGGAGTGGGCCTTGCTGGCCGACGGTGTGGCGCCGGCGGACGTCTACAAGGTCCTGGGCACGCCGGCGGGGCTCGACCGCGCGTTCAAGAAGCTGGACACGATCAAATCGTCGATCGTCTGGTGGGAGACCGGCTCGCAACCGGTTCAACTGTTGGCTGACGGCGAGGTGACGATGACCAGCGCGTACAACGGCCGCATCTACGCCGCGATGATGCAGGACAAGAAGCCGTTCAATTTCATTTGGGACGGTCAGGTCAAATATCTGGAAGGCTATGTGATCGTCAAGGGTACGAAGAATCTGAAGGCGGCACAGGATTTCGTCAAGTACGCGACGCAATCCGCGGTCCTGGCGAAGCTCGCTCCGCTGACGGCAAACGGCCCGATCAGACAGTCGTCGGTCGCGATGGTCGATCCGAAGGTGTTGCCTTACCTGCCGACTGCACCGGCCAACCAGAAAGGTGCGGTCGAGTCCGACGTCGCTTTCTGGGCTGACCACTCCGACGACCTGAACCAGAAATTTGCAGTCTGGCTCAGCAAGAAGTAA
- the choX gene encoding choline ABC transporter substrate-binding protein: MKNIIVTAMVTAGLLTGTQAFADNVSTCSAPRFAKIGWADLESTTALASNLMLGLGYKPTSSTLSIPLAYVGLKKQDLDIYLGYWTPSQEVIAKPFLDSHAVTLLTPPNLVDAKFTLAVPDYVYDAGLKSFDDIAKFKEKLGGKIYGIEPGDDGNLSISKMIKSNQHDLGDFKLMESSEAGMLVSVDRAIAHKEWIVFLGWEPHPMNLTYRIKYLSGGDEAFGPNYGAAQVHTVVANGYADRCPNAAKLVSNLRFTNRMEEEIMQSVVKKADPMVVAKTWLQHNPQVLDAWLTGVTTIDGKPGLPAVRRYLGL, from the coding sequence ATGAAAAACATTATCGTCACGGCCATGGTGACTGCCGGATTGTTGACCGGTACGCAGGCATTTGCCGACAACGTCTCCACGTGTTCCGCGCCTCGGTTCGCCAAGATCGGCTGGGCCGACCTGGAATCGACGACCGCACTCGCGTCGAACTTGATGCTCGGGCTCGGCTATAAGCCGACGTCGTCGACCTTGTCCATTCCACTTGCTTACGTCGGCCTGAAGAAACAGGATCTCGACATCTATCTGGGATACTGGACCCCTTCCCAGGAAGTCATCGCAAAACCATTCCTCGACTCGCACGCCGTCACTCTTCTCACCCCTCCCAATCTCGTCGACGCGAAATTTACGCTTGCCGTACCTGATTATGTCTATGACGCCGGACTCAAATCCTTTGACGATATTGCGAAATTCAAGGAAAAACTCGGCGGAAAGATCTACGGCATCGAGCCTGGGGATGACGGAAATCTTTCGATCAGCAAGATGATCAAATCCAACCAGCACGATCTCGGCGATTTCAAACTCATGGAATCCAGCGAAGCAGGCATGCTCGTTTCCGTGGATCGGGCGATCGCTCACAAGGAATGGATCGTCTTTCTTGGGTGGGAACCTCACCCGATGAACCTGACATACAGAATCAAGTACTTGTCCGGCGGAGACGAGGCATTCGGCCCGAACTACGGTGCCGCCCAGGTTCATACAGTCGTTGCGAACGGCTACGCCGATCGTTGCCCGAATGCTGCCAAACTCGTCTCAAATCTGCGGTTCACCAACCGGATGGAAGAGGAAATCATGCAATCGGTAGTCAAGAAGGCGGATCCGATGGTCGTGGCGAAAACGTGGTTGCAGCACAATCCGCAGGTTCTCGATGCATGGCTGACCGGCGTCACGACTATCGACGGGAAACCGGGCTTGCCGGCAGTTCGAAGGTATCTGGGACTCTAG